Proteins from a single region of Chryseobacterium sp. T16E-39:
- a CDS encoding helix-turn-helix domain-containing protein: MACNGLLFNNIYLFPYFKLDQEVFNEIAEYFSKIQRVNLQEDFSQAISQSYLQLILAICSKEKNKILPDKELIQDDFKELKSFQNLVEIHFLTEKNLSFYADLLHIAPNTLSKKIKSRFNKTPSQIIQERVILESKKQIHLTRKSIKEIAVALNFSDEFYFSKYFKKHTGISPSHFRREAGISIVADLYK, translated from the coding sequence GTGGCTTGTAACGGGTTGCTTTTTAATAATATTTACCTCTTCCCCTATTTTAAATTAGATCAGGAAGTTTTCAACGAGATAGCGGAATATTTTTCAAAAATCCAAAGAGTAAATCTCCAGGAAGATTTCTCACAAGCCATTTCACAATCCTACCTTCAGCTTATTCTGGCTATTTGCAGTAAAGAAAAAAATAAAATACTTCCCGATAAGGAACTCATTCAGGATGATTTTAAAGAATTAAAATCTTTTCAGAATCTTGTGGAAATTCATTTTCTCACAGAAAAAAATCTATCATTTTATGCGGATCTTTTACATATTGCACCAAATACTTTAAGTAAAAAGATCAAGTCCCGTTTTAATAAAACACCTTCTCAGATCATTCAGGAAAGAGTGATCCTTGAATCGAAAAAACAAATTCACCTCACCCGAAAATCAATTAAAGAGATTGCTGTAGCGCTTAATTTTAGTGACGAGTTTTACTTTAGCAAATATTTTAAAAAACACACAGGGATCTCTCCAAGTCATTTTAGAAGAGAAGCCGGAATTTCGATTGTTGCAGATTTGTACAAGTAA
- a CDS encoding DUF417 family protein: MIEFLAHSQKNFIHILRISVFIVMAWIGGLKAFHYEAEGIIPFVANSPFMSFFLNKKASDTDSYKVHKNKEGEVIPNNIKWHEANGTYVFSYALGSFIVGIGILVILGIFYPKIGLLSGILTAGMSFVTLSFLITTSEAWVPDLGGTEHGFPYLSGAGRLVIKDIIMFGAGLVIASDSAKSILNKAS; encoded by the coding sequence ATGATTGAATTCTTAGCACACTCCCAGAAAAACTTTATTCATATTTTAAGGATAAGTGTTTTTATCGTTATGGCATGGATTGGTGGATTAAAAGCTTTTCACTACGAAGCTGAAGGCATTATCCCTTTTGTTGCCAATTCCCCTTTTATGAGCTTTTTCCTCAATAAGAAAGCCTCAGATACGGATAGTTATAAAGTCCATAAAAACAAGGAAGGCGAAGTTATTCCTAACAATATAAAGTGGCATGAAGCCAACGGCACTTACGTTTTTTCCTATGCATTGGGAAGTTTCATCGTCGGAATTGGTATTCTCGTGATTCTTGGAATTTTCTATCCAAAGATTGGACTATTATCCGGAATTTTAACTGCCGGAATGTCCTTTGTGACACTTTCTTTTCTAATAACGACCTCTGAAGCATGGGTCCCCGATTTGGGCGGCACTGAACATGGATTCCCTTATCTTTCGGGAGCAGGAAGATTGGTGATCAAAGATATTATTATGTTTGGAGCAGGTTTGGTTATCGCTTCAGACTCAGCAAAAAGCATTTTAAACAAAGCTTCATAA
- a CDS encoding RNA polymerase sigma factor, which yields MSTLEKEFLDKIEKHKGIIFKISKMYMDNKDDRDDLFQEITYQVWRAYPGFKGESEFSTWLYRIALNTAIIFLKSEKKRSFIANEDISNYKISQEEYDSGKEEKLSAMYLAIHQLNSIDKAFIFYYLEDVSGREIADQMGISEGNVRVKMNRAKNKLKDILNSNKY from the coding sequence ATGAGCACATTAGAAAAAGAATTTTTAGATAAAATTGAAAAACACAAAGGAATCATTTTCAAGATTTCTAAGATGTACATGGATAATAAGGATGACCGCGATGATCTCTTTCAGGAAATTACCTATCAGGTTTGGAGGGCATATCCCGGATTTAAAGGAGAAAGCGAATTTTCTACATGGTTATATAGAATAGCCCTTAATACAGCGATTATTTTTTTAAAATCTGAAAAGAAAAGAAGTTTTATAGCGAATGAAGATATTTCCAATTATAAAATTTCCCAGGAGGAGTATGACAGTGGAAAAGAGGAAAAACTCTCTGCTATGTATCTGGCTATTCATCAACTCAATTCAATAGATAAAGCTTTTATATTTTATTATCTCGAAGATGTTTCGGGTCGTGAGATTGCTGATCAAATGGGGATTTCAGAGGGAAATGTAAGGGTGAAAATGAATCGTGCTAAAAATAAGTTGAAAGATATCTTAAACTCAAATAAATACTAA
- a CDS encoding SDR family oxidoreductase, with the protein MIPTANSLEGKKVIVMGGSAGIGLATAKAAAKKGAILTIVASNQQRIDSALGQLPENATGQSVDLSKEENIRNFFTNQSSFDHLVYTAGENLQLTDISETSISEAQKFFTIRYWGALAAVKYGASKINAGGSIVLTSGIAGNRPGKGWGIGASITSAMEGFTRAMAVELAPTRVNIVSPGIVKTDLWGDIPEKAREEMYQQYSDTLLVKKIASPEDIALAYIYLMEQSFSTGNTIVADGGGLLI; encoded by the coding sequence ATGATACCAACAGCAAATTCTTTAGAAGGAAAAAAAGTAATCGTCATGGGTGGAAGTGCAGGAATAGGCCTTGCAACAGCAAAAGCTGCCGCTAAAAAAGGAGCAATACTTACCATTGTGGCATCTAATCAGCAACGTATAGATTCTGCATTAGGACAGCTCCCTGAAAATGCTACTGGCCAGTCAGTAGACCTCAGTAAAGAAGAAAACATTCGAAACTTCTTTACCAACCAGTCTTCATTTGACCACCTGGTATATACCGCGGGTGAAAATCTCCAATTAACGGATATCAGTGAAACTTCTATCTCAGAAGCTCAAAAATTCTTTACCATAAGGTATTGGGGTGCCCTTGCGGCCGTAAAATATGGGGCATCAAAAATCAATGCGGGAGGATCTATTGTCTTAACCAGTGGTATAGCCGGAAACCGCCCGGGAAAAGGATGGGGAATTGGAGCCAGTATTACCTCAGCTATGGAAGGATTTACCAGAGCAATGGCTGTTGAACTCGCCCCTACAAGAGTTAATATTGTATCTCCTGGTATTGTAAAAACAGATCTGTGGGGTGATATTCCGGAAAAAGCCCGTGAGGAAATGTATCAACAATATTCCGATACATTACTGGTCAAAAAAATAGCCAGCCCAGAGGATATCGCTCTTGCTTATATTTATCTCATGGAGCAGAGTTTTAGTACAGGTAATACGATTGTAGCTGATGGGGGTGGGTTGTTAATTTGA
- a CDS encoding NADP-dependent glyceraldehyde-3-phosphate dehydrogenase has translation MDSVHNSSFQGIFKSENEIPEEFKVQEIHQRTYLLNGELVEWKGEVTNIYSPVCIPTENGLERKLLGSIPNISPEDAMEVLEACVQAYDNGLGEWPTMSVEGRIKCMQKFVYLMIQQRDLVIKLLMWEIGKTLADSTKEFDRTVDYINQTIDALKDLDRESSRFQQAEGTIAQIRRAPLGVVLSMGPFNYPLNEIFTTLIPALIMGNTILFKLPKHGVLAHYPLLNAFKEAFPKGTVNTLYGKGSEIITPIMESGKVNVLAFIGSSKVANGLKKLHPKVNRLRAILSLDAKNAAIITKNADLDVAVNECILGALSFNGQRCTALKLLFVQKEVAAEFTEKLNKAVSALKPGLPWEKDVKITPLPEVNKPPYLKECIDDAIAHGAKILNENGGYNDASFVFPAVVYPVTSEMKLYHEEQFGPVIPVVPFDSIDEPIDYQVNASHGMQVSIFSEDPHEVSKLIDSFVNLVSRVNINCQAQRGPDVFPFTGRKDSAEGTLSVFDALRSFSIRSLVAAKLTESNKELLNTIVREHDSNFLSTDYIF, from the coding sequence ATGGATTCAGTACATAATTCGTCATTTCAAGGAATCTTTAAAAGTGAGAATGAAATCCCTGAAGAATTTAAAGTTCAGGAAATTCATCAGCGCACCTACTTGCTGAATGGTGAACTGGTAGAGTGGAAGGGCGAGGTTACAAATATTTATTCACCGGTTTGTATTCCTACAGAAAACGGACTTGAAAGAAAACTATTGGGTAGTATTCCCAATATAAGCCCTGAAGATGCTATGGAAGTTCTTGAAGCATGTGTACAAGCTTATGATAATGGTCTTGGAGAATGGCCGACAATGTCTGTAGAGGGACGCATAAAATGTATGCAGAAATTTGTTTATCTAATGATCCAGCAGCGTGATCTTGTTATCAAACTTTTGATGTGGGAGATTGGAAAAACGCTTGCTGATTCTACCAAAGAATTCGACCGCACCGTGGATTATATCAATCAGACCATTGATGCATTAAAGGATCTTGATCGTGAATCCTCACGTTTCCAGCAGGCAGAAGGAACGATTGCCCAAATTCGTAGAGCTCCGTTGGGTGTTGTTTTAAGTATGGGACCTTTTAATTATCCTTTAAATGAGATATTTACCACATTGATTCCGGCATTGATTATGGGAAATACTATTTTATTTAAACTCCCTAAACATGGGGTCTTGGCTCATTATCCATTATTAAATGCATTTAAAGAAGCATTTCCAAAAGGGACGGTAAATACACTGTATGGAAAAGGTTCTGAAATCATTACTCCCATTATGGAAAGTGGGAAAGTAAATGTGTTGGCATTTATCGGATCCAGTAAAGTGGCTAATGGATTGAAAAAGCTGCATCCAAAAGTAAACCGTTTACGTGCGATTTTAAGTCTTGATGCAAAAAATGCAGCGATCATTACAAAAAATGCTGATCTTGATGTAGCCGTCAATGAATGTATTTTAGGAGCGCTTTCTTTTAACGGGCAGCGATGCACAGCATTAAAATTACTGTTTGTACAAAAAGAAGTTGCTGCAGAATTCACAGAAAAATTAAATAAGGCTGTATCTGCTTTGAAGCCGGGACTTCCCTGGGAAAAGGATGTGAAAATAACCCCGCTTCCTGAAGTGAATAAGCCTCCATATCTGAAAGAGTGTATTGATGATGCGATTGCGCATGGAGCTAAGATATTGAATGAGAACGGAGGATACAATGATGCCTCTTTCGTATTTCCTGCAGTAGTTTACCCTGTTACCAGCGAAATGAAATTGTATCATGAAGAACAATTTGGGCCTGTAATACCTGTCGTTCCTTTTGACAGTATTGATGAGCCGATCGATTATCAGGTAAATGCTTCCCATGGAATGCAGGTAAGTATTTTTAGTGAAGATCCACATGAAGTTTCAAAACTTATTGATTCATTTGTTAATCTTGTAAGCCGAGTGAATATTAACTGTCAGGCACAGAGAGGTCCGGATGTTTTCCCATTTACCGGAAGAAAAGACAGTGCGGAAGGGACTCTTTCTGTATTTGATGCTCTTCGTTCTTTTTCTATAAGATCTTTGGTAGCAGCAAAATTGACGGAGTCCAATAAAGAGCTTTTAAATACCATTGTCAGAGAACATGATTCTAATTTCTTAAGTACAGATTATATCTTCTAA
- the tpx gene encoding thiol peroxidase: MFSKLIFTTLLSFSVSLFAQNSKTANTVMMGGKPVSTYSKLPAVNKAAPKFTLTDVGMKDQTLDSYKGKFLILNIFPSVDTGVCSASVRHFNEDAANLPNTVVLCISKDLPFAQKRFCGAEGIKNVVMLSDFRSDFGKMYGVELTDSVMKGLLSRAVVVIDPSGKIVYEEQVADISHEPNYEAAIKAVKN; the protein is encoded by the coding sequence ATGTTTTCAAAATTAATTTTCACCACACTATTGTCTTTCTCTGTATCTCTTTTTGCCCAAAATTCAAAAACGGCCAATACAGTTATGATGGGAGGAAAACCAGTAAGTACTTATTCCAAATTACCGGCTGTCAATAAAGCTGCGCCAAAGTTCACTCTTACAGATGTTGGAATGAAAGATCAGACCTTAGATTCTTACAAAGGGAAATTTTTGATTCTTAATATTTTTCCAAGTGTAGATACGGGGGTTTGCTCAGCTTCAGTGCGTCACTTCAATGAAGATGCGGCCAACCTTCCCAATACGGTTGTTCTTTGTATTTCCAAAGATCTGCCTTTTGCACAAAAAAGATTTTGTGGAGCTGAGGGGATCAAAAATGTGGTAATGCTTTCCGATTTCCGTTCTGATTTCGGAAAAATGTACGGTGTAGAACTCACAGACTCTGTTATGAAAGGTCTTTTAAGCAGGGCTGTGGTTGTAATTGACCCTTCAGGGAAGATTGTTTACGAAGAGCAGGTTGCTGACATTTCACATGAACCGAATTATGAAGCAGCAATTAAGGCTGTGAAAAATTAA
- a CDS encoding bacteriocin-like protein: MKNFKKISREQLKNVQGAGSLPQCPVGYIYRCEAVGVCDEISGQDDCACGCVVKPVRP; the protein is encoded by the coding sequence ATGAAAAATTTTAAAAAGATCTCAAGAGAACAATTAAAAAATGTACAAGGAGCAGGTTCTTTACCACAATGTCCGGTTGGATATATCTACAGATGCGAAGCCGTAGGTGTATGTGATGAAATAAGTGGTCAAGATGACTGTGCATGTGGATGTGTAGTTAAACCTGTGAGACCATAA
- a CDS encoding urocanate hydratase, with product MTFQEQIQQGIPNQLPQPKPYETNINHAPKRKEILGEEEKKLALKNALRYFDPQFHAELLPEFKEELEKYGRIYMYRFRPDYEMKARPITDYPGKSEQAKSIMLMIQNNLDYAVAQHPHELITYGGNGAVFQNWAQYLLTMKYLSEMTDEQTLTMYSGHPMGLFPSHKDAPRVVVTNGMVIPNYSKPDDWEKFNALGVSQYGQMTAGSYMYIGPQGIVHGTTITVLNAFRKIKKETKGGLFVTSGLGGMSGAQPKAGNIAGCITVCAEVNPKITKIRHDQKWVNEIHDNVDELVTRVKKAQENKETVSLAYLGNIVEVWEKFDEEDLRIDIGSDQTSLHNPWAGGYYPVGQSFEESNTMMAEDPELFKEKVQETLRRHAAAINKHTEKGTYFFDYGNAFLLEASRAGADVMADNPTLGREFKFPSYVQDIMGPMCFDYGFGPFRWVCTSGKPEDLQKTDEIACQILEEIQKNSPEEIQQQMKDNIQWIKGAQENKLVVGSQARILYADAEGRMKIAEAFNKAIKSGEIGPVVLGRDHHDVSGTDSPYRETSNIYDGSRFTADMAIHNVIGDSFRGATWVSIHNGGGVGWGEVINGGFGMLLDGSAEADRRLKSMLFWDVNNGISRRSWARNEGAIFAIKRAMEVEPNLKVTLPNMVDDNLL from the coding sequence ATGACTTTTCAAGAACAGATACAACAGGGTATACCTAATCAGTTGCCACAACCAAAACCATACGAAACGAATATTAATCATGCTCCCAAGCGTAAAGAAATTTTAGGTGAGGAGGAGAAAAAGCTAGCGTTGAAAAATGCTTTACGATATTTCGATCCCCAATTTCACGCTGAATTACTACCGGAATTTAAAGAAGAATTAGAAAAATATGGTAGAATTTACATGTATCGTTTCCGTCCGGATTATGAAATGAAGGCAAGGCCGATTACTGATTATCCAGGAAAATCTGAACAGGCTAAATCGATTATGCTGATGATTCAGAATAATCTTGATTATGCAGTTGCACAGCATCCACACGAACTCATCACATATGGCGGAAACGGAGCTGTTTTCCAAAATTGGGCACAATACCTTTTAACGATGAAGTATTTGTCTGAGATGACAGATGAGCAGACCCTGACGATGTACTCAGGGCATCCGATGGGATTATTTCCTTCACATAAAGATGCACCTAGAGTAGTGGTAACCAATGGAATGGTGATTCCAAATTATTCAAAACCGGACGATTGGGAAAAGTTCAATGCATTAGGGGTTTCTCAGTATGGACAGATGACTGCGGGAAGTTATATGTATATCGGGCCACAGGGGATTGTTCATGGTACAACCATTACCGTTCTTAATGCTTTCAGGAAGATAAAAAAGGAAACGAAGGGAGGCCTATTTGTAACCTCTGGGTTAGGAGGAATGAGTGGTGCACAACCAAAAGCAGGAAATATTGCAGGGTGTATTACCGTCTGTGCTGAGGTAAACCCTAAGATCACAAAGATCCGCCACGATCAGAAATGGGTGAATGAAATCCATGACAATGTAGACGAACTGGTAACAAGAGTAAAAAAAGCGCAGGAAAATAAAGAAACGGTTTCGTTGGCATACCTTGGAAATATTGTTGAGGTTTGGGAAAAATTTGATGAAGAAGATTTAAGAATCGATATAGGTTCTGATCAGACTTCTCTTCATAATCCATGGGCTGGAGGATATTATCCTGTGGGACAAAGTTTTGAAGAATCGAATACGATGATGGCTGAAGATCCTGAATTATTTAAAGAGAAAGTTCAGGAAACTTTAAGGAGACATGCTGCTGCAATTAATAAACATACAGAAAAGGGAACCTATTTCTTTGATTATGGAAATGCCTTTTTATTAGAGGCATCCAGAGCAGGAGCGGATGTCATGGCGGATAATCCTACCTTAGGCAGAGAATTTAAATTTCCGAGCTATGTTCAGGATATTATGGGACCTATGTGTTTTGACTATGGATTTGGACCTTTCCGTTGGGTTTGTACAAGTGGAAAACCGGAAGATCTTCAAAAGACAGATGAAATTGCTTGTCAGATCTTAGAAGAGATTCAGAAGAACTCTCCTGAAGAGATTCAGCAGCAAATGAAAGATAATATTCAATGGATCAAAGGAGCGCAGGAGAACAAACTTGTCGTAGGTTCTCAGGCAAGAATTCTTTATGCTGATGCAGAGGGAAGAATGAAAATTGCGGAGGCATTCAATAAAGCGATAAAAAGCGGAGAAATTGGTCCGGTAGTTTTAGGAAGAGATCACCATGATGTATCAGGAACAGATTCTCCTTACAGAGAAACTTCAAATATTTATGACGGTTCAAGATTTACTGCGGATATGGCTATCCATAATGTGATTGGTGACAGTTTCCGTGGGGCAACCTGGGTGTCTATTCACAATGGCGGTGGTGTTGGATGGGGAGAAGTGATCAACGGAGGTTTTGGAATGTTACTAGACGGAAGTGCTGAAGCAGACAGAAGATTGAAATCTATGCTTTTCTGGGATGTCAATAACGGAATTTCAAGAAGGAGTTGGGCTAGAAATGAAGGTGCCATCTTTGCAATCAAAAGAGCAATGGAAGTAGAACCGAATTTAAAAGTTACTCTTCCTAATATGGTTGATGATAATTTATTATAA
- a CDS encoding 2-hydroxyacid dehydrogenase: MKVFLNKRIPEIGIKLLEEAGVEVIIPENENLSKEEWLSYCKNTDAILNVGVHSFDKDFFEQCPNVKAIALYSVGFDHVDVKAATHKSIPIGNTPDVLSKATSDVAFLLMQSVARRASYNYQKVKDGNWGDFDPLHALGQELYGKTLGIFGLGRIGFEMAKKSSKAFDMNIIYHNRHRNEEAEKELDAKYVSFEELIERSDVLSIHANFKPENKDLFNGSVFKNMKPNAIFINTARGGFHHQNDLYEALVSREIWGAGLDVTNPEPIVKDDPILELSSVCVLPHIGSATVEARNGMAKLAAENIIAFSKGERMPHCVNPDIYSGN, encoded by the coding sequence CTAAGGAAGAGTGGTTGAGCTATTGTAAAAATACAGATGCAATTTTAAATGTTGGAGTTCATTCCTTTGATAAGGACTTTTTTGAACAGTGCCCTAATGTAAAGGCTATTGCATTGTATTCAGTTGGTTTTGATCATGTGGATGTTAAAGCGGCTACTCATAAAAGTATACCGATTGGAAATACACCGGATGTGCTGAGTAAAGCAACATCTGATGTAGCTTTTTTATTAATGCAGTCCGTAGCAAGAAGAGCCAGTTATAATTACCAGAAAGTGAAAGATGGCAATTGGGGGGATTTTGATCCTCTTCATGCATTAGGACAGGAACTCTATGGAAAGACTTTAGGTATTTTTGGGCTGGGAAGGATCGGTTTTGAAATGGCAAAAAAATCATCGAAGGCTTTTGATATGAATATTATTTATCACAACAGGCATCGTAATGAGGAAGCTGAAAAAGAACTCGATGCAAAGTATGTTTCCTTTGAGGAGTTAATCGAACGTTCTGATGTTTTAAGTATTCATGCTAATTTCAAACCTGAAAATAAAGATCTTTTCAATGGTTCTGTTTTTAAAAACATGAAACCCAATGCGATTTTTATCAATACGGCGAGAGGTGGATTTCACCATCAAAATGATTTGTATGAGGCATTGGTTTCCAGGGAAATATGGGGTGCCGGTTTAGATGTTACCAATCCGGAACCTATTGTAAAAGATGATCCTATATTGGAACTTTCAAGTGTTTGTGTCCTTCCGCATATTGGATCAGCTACGGTTGAAGCAAGAAATGGAATGGCAAAATTAGCAGCTGAAAATATAATTGCATTTTCAAAAGGAGAAAGAATGCCTCATTGTGTTAATCCTGACATTTATTCAGGCAATTAA